A region from the Branchiostoma lanceolatum isolate klBraLanc5 chromosome 2, klBraLanc5.hap2, whole genome shotgun sequence genome encodes:
- the LOC136427996 gene encoding syntenin-1-like, which yields MSLYPSLEDMKVDQMAKAQVYQAGQQAAAIQAPPQYPTQAPAYPTQPPAYPTAPQPAGAMPVAQFSLYPSLDDYMGLSLTPDEVRANMPQVLEPPPSQAVVVRPQGTVVTAPITGNSVGLQRAEIKQGVRQLMCCKDASGKIGLRVRHVNKGVFVAFVHNGSPAALAGLRFGDQILQINEEVVAGWDMEKTMKYLKKCPPDRIIFAVRDRPFERTITMQKDSSNHIGFVFKNGKITAIAKDTSAARNGVLIEHHLIEVNGQNVVGLKDKEIAEIIAAGGQSVTITIMPTYVYNHIVKNMADSLVKKVMDHSIPDL from the exons ATGTCGCTGTACCCATCACTGGAAGATATGAAGGTGGACCAGATGGCCAAG GCACAGGTGTACCAGGCAGGTCAACAGGCTGCTGCTATTCAGGCACCTCCACAGTACCCTACCCAGGCACCGGCCTACCCTACACAGCCTCCAGCCTACCCTACAGCACCACAGCCAGCTGGAGCCATGCCAGTTGCTCAAT TCAGCCTATACCCATCCCTGGATGACTACATGGGACTGAGTCTGACCCCAGACGAGGTGAGAGCCAACATGCCACAGGTCCTTGAGCCACCACCATCG CAGGCCGTCGTGGTTCGTCCCCAGGGTACCGTGGTGACGGCGCCCATCACCGGGAACAGCGTGGGTCTCCAGCGCGCTGAGATCAAACAGGGAGTGAGACAGCTGATGTGCTGTAAGGACGCTAGCGGCAAGATCGGCCTCCGAGTCAGGCATGTCAATAAG GGTGTGTTTGTGGCTTTCGTGCACAATGGCTCCCCGGCGGCGCTGGCAGGCCTTCGCTTCGGTGATCAGATCCTGCAGATTAACGAAGAGGTGGTCGCTGGCTGGGACATGGAGAAGACCATGAAGTACCTGAAGAAGTGCCCACCTGACAGGATCATCTTCGCTGTCAGGGACAG GCCATTTGAGAGGACCATCACCATGCAGAAGGACAGCTCCAACCACATCGGCTTTGTCTTCAAGAACGGCAAGATCACGGCCATCGCGAAGGACACGTCTGCCGCTCGTAACGGCGTTCTGATCGAGCACCACCTCATCGAGGTCAATGGACAGAATGTTGTCGGACTGAAG GACAAGGAGATTGCTGAGATCATCGCAGCAGGGGGACAGAGTGTTACCATCACCATCATGCCCACCTATGTGTACAACCACATTGTCAAGAA catGGCAGACAGCCTGGTCAAGAAGGTGATGGATCACTCCATTCCAGATCTGTAA